attctatgcagtttacatatagaagtaaaaactcatggtataacagtgtattcaaattgaatacaagtatattccgggcagtttacatatagaagaaaaaactcatggtataacagtgtattcacattgaatacaagtatatttgatgctgtttacatatagaagtaaaaactcatggtataacagtgtattcacattgaatacaagtatattccatgcagtttacatatagaagtaaaaactcatggtataacagtgtattcacattgaatacatgtttattccatgcagtttacatatagaagtaaaaactcatggtataacagtgtattcacattgaatacaagtatattccatgcagtttacatatagaagtaagaactcatggtataacagtgtattcacattgaatacaagtttattctatacagtttacatatagaagtaaaaactcatggtataacagtgtatttacattgaatataagtatattctatgcagtttacatatagaagaaaaaactcatgttataacagtgtattcacattgaatacaagtatattccaggcagtttacatatagaagtaataactcatggtaaaacagtgtattcacattgaatacaagtatattccatgcagtttacatatagaagtaaaaactcatggtataacagtgtattcacattgaatacaagtatattccatgcagtttacatattgaagtaaaaagtcatggtataacagtgtattcacattgaatacaagtatatttgatgctgtttacatatagaagtaaaaactcatggtaaaacagcgtattcacattgaatacaagtatatttgatgcagtatacattgtaaagaaccaaaacaatttattctttattattttcattatttttcctaccctttattcttacgtaacattaattttctatacgcccctcttttctatgtaatttcttcctcagacgttttacagactgatttacccttcaaacgtttcaacttaattttcttgtagttcgaccttcatgaaacccgtataaaaacttttgttctatagaaaatagcgagAGTTACTTTTCACAAatcagttcctaaagagttgttccccaattttttgtgctactgaaataaactttactagaaacgacaatgaaaaagtaagttaaaatataaataacttacatttggtggcagGGCGAGATACTCGGCTTTCGTGTTTAGTTGAAtagcgtgtgttttttttgttttattgtttgttttaaatttttatggtaataagtgttacttattaccttctctCCGTTTTTTGGCTTCCtatttggttgaattttttgataacttttcatagttataaaaagaacatgctttgttaggaattagttcgttataaaagatgagggcaatgaggatagcggtttagaaaccacttttagaaagaagatctgtaagaaaaggaccactaatacaaagatttgttcgatcaGTACGTGAAAGGTTCACTCCTTTAAGATCAGGAGGCGGGTCGacgtcaattttgagaaataacgaaaatctaggtgtcgaactagatagtgatagcccacatcaatcagatattgatcttcttgattccaatgaaattaaagaattgagaaatgatgatcagtggaacgaagtacttaatatgcaagtatcatcacaagacgaaaccgtagtcgaaccctgataggcgaggagacaagagaattgctatcatataatcaacttctagaacaggctcgggcaattacggaccttgaaaaaacaacagatagggtagaaaacacagaagatatctctatagatttccaaaacctagaactagtaaatgaagagaaccaagatcgggcatggttttatcagcaatacggaaatacgagaataacggaaattcctgttgacgatcttatttttgaattgcagtatttacttcgaagtgaaaaaaaaatagagttaacaaacaaagaagtaggaacagccttaagagcattactcttaaccgaacccacaattttgacaccaattgaactctttaagcactgtggtctaaaaacatactacgaaagtactgattcagagtatgaatcagtgcactcgggagaacaacaaagtaggtcagaatcagagttagtgccccaatctttagtaacactcgaaactgaggaggaaagttctaaaaacagcgtacccatcaaaattgtaagagcGGAAATCCACACGCAAGGTGATCAGATTCCTTTAGATTGTCCTAAATCGACCCCTAGTACCACAACAATCACTTGTCCGGCGGTTACTCATTCACAGTCAAGTATGAATACTCAAATTCCTCAATCACAGTTAGCGTCCACTCCGTGTAACTATTTACCGTATCAAGGACTACAAAGTCGGAAAGTCTCCTTTACTCCAGCGTCGATCGTTGagcagtcaaacaaaatcatgcaaaaTAAACCTTtagaagaaacaaaccaagacatgcccattaaaatatacgtaaaagaattgagccgtttgatggagtccggaatggattatgaggatgcttctaaagcagctgattgtattgtgcaacacgttctaacgaatactaaacgttgcattaattcttctcagaaaacgaagcctaatggacagcctgtttttagaactagctctcagccttcatatcttacctcaacccctttacatacacaaccacttgcgttaagtggacaaaggtgaaaaatcccaagcatgtacaataagcaaagtaataacggagcaactccaaagtactcagttaccagctccattcctaaaatgaatcccttagtaatgtgtccgtcaaaagtaaacagtataggaaacacaaacaattttatttctaacgccatcgataaaaataaaaagttacaacaaagccaagcaatgacgttatttagtaacgtcggaatttacgtagaccgtgaacgctccggtcgctttgatgactggcttgcacatctagaatcagtactggttttaggcgattttgaggagtcaagaaaaattatcttactacgctccaaattgtatggtgaagcggctgatgagtttgataactttaaacttgaaaacccaattagcgcgcaaatttacgacagagtaaaggagcgtttaattaaacttttccactctacagagaccagatctaaacaaagcgttgaatttcataatatgcaacgggaacccgaagagaatatgagacgttatgcgaatcgtatacgcaaggccttccacttagcgtatcctataaaatccacgatagataaagcaacagctttttccagagaacaaattatgatggacagatttctggaagggctgtctttcgacgtccagaccagacttaagtataaagaattcgcaacttttgaaaaactcatagaaaaagctgaaatgacggccatggcagtagaagaagcccaagttagatcgagactaaatgcttttcaggccaaatacgTCGAACCTAATAGAGAATTTACTAAAGTAAAGGAAGCTTTAGATCGCCTTAGTTCCCAGGTGGAATCAAACACtcaccaaaaacatttagaagaaaacatggagaaaatgcaaagaCAATTATCCACCAGGagaaacgtgagtttttcacagcgctcaccacagttaaaccctccaatcaataaaacagggatttatatttttgtgattttcacaacgattggggctatcactcaataaacaattgtaaagcaagggagagtcaagctaatgataaatgttttcgttgtaaagaaattggacaccgagcaaacttttgtccccagataaaaaatttgaaacccactcctccagagggttatgacggaaatggaaaaaaacttcctttgtttgaagaaaggggaaactaaaaactaccgatgtaagcgttggcccctcggtggaactaagaaaaagccccgacatcatataaatagtttagcagtaaaatctacagttcctaggataagaataaaaataggaaattctgttgtaaaagCGCTGTTTGACACTGGAGCCGAGAGAAGCGTTATTAGCAGCAGCATTTTTTCATAAgtttaaagaaggaaaggaattaattaatttcactaaagaggtagatgtggatctttacagcataaatgacaggcgcctcgtcacggaaggcacaattaccgttaacttttttgtggcagaagaaacgccacgccaagcacttaggcagaaattcatagtcgtaaatggaattgttgaagattgcgttctagggcgcgatgcactttggaaacatcagtttatctataacggaaaacaacagtccatctaccgagtcccggaaattgatcacttccaggaaacagaaaatccctttgtgattagcaaatctttgagaattcctccaaattccactagtctcctagagactagagaagaggaaactcaccctttcaaccctctcaatacttgtcattttgttagatgctgtaataTTCCCTCCGGGCTTAGCTTGGAACCCtacatctctacgacaccaaatcgttcgctccgtgtggtggctgttaatggaacagataaaaccatatttctacctcgccttacagtgttaggaacccttcatatttccagaccttcaagaaagccagttgaaacaatggcttcaattagcgtagcttcaggtccaatcaacacagcagccgttgagtcggctcttccagacatagatgaggaaaacaaagagaatttgcgtagattaataataaataattataacagttttgcttttaaaacaagtgagttaggccattactactttagtaaaacatgtcattgacacacaaggacaaggtcctattcgtcaaagggcatatcgcacgtctccaaaacaaaaagagatagctaaaaatatcattgatgaactgatgaaaaataaaataattcgttattcgATGTCTCCGTGGGCAGCCCCGATAGTattagtaagtaagaaaacaggagatgtccgtttgtgtatagattttagaaaattaaatgcaattacaaaaaagattctttccctttacctcgtattgacgacgttttagatttacttgtgggacagaggtatttttccacattagatcttgcctccggatattggcaaattgagctcgaggaggaatccaaagaaaaaacagccttcatagtcgatgacaatttgtacgaatggaatcgtttggcgtttggtttaaccaacgccccgggaacgtttcaaagactggatgaattcagttttacgaagagttattggaaaaatttgtctcgtttatcttgacgacataataattttttcaagaacaattgaagagcattttagcaatttgaagactgtttttctcctcttagaaaacgcgcacctaaaaatgaaattgtcaaaatgtgaatttttagcgcaatccgtttcctatcttggacacgtaatcacggctgaaggaataaaaccagaccctgctaaaattgaaatccttgttaattacaaaagacctggtacagtaaaagaattacaatctttttgggactagccagttactacagacgatttgtaaaaaaatttctctaccgtcgcccaccccttgttatcacagaccaaaggaaaacctactgatagtgtaacttggaaaacagatgaaattgcagcttttgagtacttgcgacaatgtttaatatcagaacctatcttgatatatccggatttttcaaaggaatttctgatttacacgGACGCAAGTAACTATGGTATGTTAGGAGCCGTCCTTTCTcagatgaaagacggaaaggaccaaCCTATAGCCTATGCAAGCAAACATCTtaataaaggggaaatcaagtattcgacaatagaaaaagaggctgcagcagtagtgtttgggataaaacgtttccgacattatttacaagatcaaccttttgttattgtaagtgatcacaggcctcttcagtggttgcagacttttaaagacgaaacagggcgactaggtagatgggcgatcttgttatctaatatgaagttcagtgttaagtaccgaccaggtcgagtacacgaaaatgctgattttctttctagaATACCGATGAATCTAATATCTGCCATTCCTGCAGACAACAACGTAATGTGTCAAGAACAACAGAAAGATTCTCTGTGCaaagcaatcgttacgtttttggaacaaaatgaaccttggaaaaagaagatggcccgatgccttcttgggtcggtgaaatagattatttctttgtagaaaatggtcttttatgtaaacactacgaacctacgtcagtgaaaagaagaaactttgaacagtgtcaagtggttgttccactttctctgagaaagcaacttttacaagaatatcatgattccccattgtcaggacatatggcaactaggcgaacattctttcgtctaagggacaaatactattggcctaccatgttacgggatgttaaggaatattgcacttcttgtgaaccttgtgcgctgggacgtcgagtgcacagtacgaaagcctatctcaacccgttagacctcgctacaagaccttttgaagtattgggcttagatttcctaggtccaatcaaaccgcattcacttcaaggaaacaattatatattagtaatcacggattacttttctaaatggatagaagtcattcctcttaccaactgtaccgccctcagtactagtaaagccttagtagaacgaattattttacatcatggtccccgaaagcaataattacagatcgaggcagtaattttacttctgaattattttctgcgctttgtagagctttaaacattaaacgcatgaaaacaaCTGCGTATCACCCTCAAACTAATGGGCAAACAGAAcgattcaacaaaactgttgttgaaatgataaggaaatatttggagaatggattcgagcggtgggaggatattttaggccccgttgttttcgcttataataattctgtccactcgtcaacacttgagactccatattttctaaatcacggtcgtgatccagtcatgccgattgatcaattcctccgtcctcttcccccagtaatagtaactccctcagactataaaagtcaaattatgaaacgcttacacgaagcctttcagcttgtaaaaatcaatctttcccaagctcgtgaacaacaaaaagcccagtacgataaacgcgtaaaagagcaaaaatttaacgtaggagataaagttttactagatatgcgaacgcccttggcgggaattagtaaaaactcattccacgttttataggcccttttagaattttgaaagtaagcaacaatagtactgtggaaatacaacaagacgtaggaaaacaaactcagcttgtacatgtgaatcgaataaaacccctatttgagtcaatgatctggaaagacgaaccaggtgtcgacttttttgatgtaagaattgagaaacaagccgaaaaattcgtacaagaaaccgtagatgaactcgaaacttttcctctacccctagaaacaaaccttcaatctgagttagaacaaattccttctgaaaaagaaactcctactcaaaatttgataagacccccacccacaattcctcctactccaaatGTAATGATAAGTTCACCAACAATTTCCTTACCTTCCAAACCGATTCCAGAGACGTCAACCTTACCCATACAACCAGAGCGTCGCCTCGGGTTACGTCCTCGAAATCTTTTAAAGCCAGTTGTAAAATTATGAAATTGTATtgctgtaatttttttgttcattacGTTCGAATCACTTTAACTAGCTTTAAGACCgtgtttaaattctaaaaaaactttgtattagttatcttaataattcatagaatggatccctgaaattgatttttaaattacttttctcatagattatgtcttctacccctcctcatcataccgtttttctgtcgcctccatgctcttaacatcactatttgtaattgtacggctgctcagccaaaagggttcctaaaattcactagcgatgactgtgattatcaaataagcccccttcccgctattccagtatattatgatgtctattctactcttccccaaattacccgttttgttggccattcgtgtaccatatggctggaaaagaaacacatctatactgacttctggggttggcaaactccaagtcaatcaagagtgccaatagaagtcaatgcacatgaatgtgaaaaaatgcgtgattcccgattgtgccatggcaaaagcatggactacttaggaaacaataagtggtcgttcgaacgtattccaaacgtgcagggtagctggcttcaagtcacaggtgatcagctgatcaactgtcgattagaagaagttactttagaaactgagtgcgctaactgtacgataagttcacccattggcgatataccgggagggatcaacggatccgtttctcacaacctagtgaccattgtctggaaagaatcgttaagagaagttcaacagtgcaaactaaggcttgtggaaacaggtatcgctcaacgttacctgactaacaacagtgaaatagaaagaattcgtgacgtcgaacaacaacttgactttgtttacaatacaactaacaaagaatattgtaattcatccgaaaaaagttacaaacaagtaatcggaatggacaaagttattttacgtttacattctttaactgataccaacgctcatccgagtaaaccactggaagaagacatcgaaaaaattgctgacattATCCGGGCTGAAATCAGCGGAGCAGCACATTCTCAATACGCACGAGACCGAACTACCGATGGAATAAATGGAGTGGCTCGAGAGATTCGAGCTCTGCAATGTGAAAATCGAGTGCTGgcacacaaaactgctatcgccaccgcacaacacagtggatggcttgctgccagttaccttaatttacccacatgtagcaaattgatagccactggtgaatcgatcagcgtctatcaatgctccccaaaaaattcaacgatcaccactgaaatcacaagctgtggtcctcaacctaaactcggcgactacactttagacactgaaggatgggaactgacgccttacaccccctgttactggcacaaaaatttcgtcaacatcAACGGTCGAgca
The nucleotide sequence above comes from Daphnia magna isolate NIES unplaced genomic scaffold, ASM2063170v1.1 Dm_contigs452, whole genome shotgun sequence. Encoded proteins:
- the LOC123468857 gene encoding uncharacterized protein LOC123468857, whose product is MIWKDEPGVDFFDVRIEKQAEKFVQETVDELETFPLPLETNLQSELEQIPSEKETPTQNLIRPPPTIPPTPNVMISSPTISLPSKPIPETSTLPIQPERRLGLRPRNLLKPVPKGFLKFTSDDCDYQISPLPAIPVYYDVYSTLPQITRFVGHSCTIWLEKKHIYTDFWGWQTPSQSRVPIEVNAHECEKMRDSRLCHGKSMDYLGNNKWSFERIPNVQGSWLQVTGDQLINCRLEEVTLETECANCTISSPIGDIPGGINGSVSNSEIERIRDVEQQLDFVYNTTNKEYCNSSEKSYKQVIGMDKVILRLHSLTDTNAHPSKPLEEDIEKIADIIRAEISGAAHSQYARDRTTDGINGVAREIRALQCENRVLAHKTAIATAQHSGWLAASYLNLPTCSKLIATGESISVYQCSPKNSTITTEITSCGPQPKLGDYTLDTEGWELTPYTPCYWHKNFVNINGRAHFYKNSSWHPIVPGVIIQGHSLINTLPYEIDKLLALSLHPALTPHPMSNAAAIAEIIAAAKEE